A stretch of the Nitrospirota bacterium genome encodes the following:
- a CDS encoding tetratricopeptide repeat protein has protein sequence MVATRVIVGMTLWWALCVPVEEVLAGQTTAMPLFENLGSLHHPITTTSEQAQRYFDQGLRLVYAFNHEEAIRSFEAAAELDPQTAMAYWGIALALGPNINGAMEKKDEHRAIEMIQKAQRLADRATPGERAYIEALVVRYVGRKGVKRKGLDEAYAKAMRSMALRFPEDADAATLFAEALMDLRPWDLWKQDGRPQPGTEEIVSTLESVLARSPEHPGACHYYLHAVEASLQPERALPCAERLPDLMPGAGHLVHMPAHIYMRVGKYHEAAERNQQAAHIDQQYLATRHQTGEYANGYYTHNLHFLWASLAMEGRSVDAMKAARDLTATITAEEAVKDRWKELYLPTPIFSMIRFGRWEELLREPAPPKGLRLMEGMWRLGRGLALVATGRIPGAEGEHVVLAGLTKQFRRNRTAEDKTEGAVLKIAERILAGELAVRRQRYDEAIRLFEDAIKMEEALPYSEPPIWPLSVRHYLGTVLLLAGRPSDAEGTYRADLLRHPDNGWALIGLIQSLKAQHKGDQAAETEDRFKKSWVHADFMPAASRM, from the coding sequence ATGGTTGCGACACGCGTGATAGTAGGAATGACATTGTGGTGGGCTTTGTGTGTGCCAGTGGAAGAAGTTCTTGCCGGCCAGACCACCGCGATGCCGCTCTTCGAGAATCTTGGTTCCCTCCACCATCCCATCACCACCACATCGGAACAGGCTCAACGCTATTTCGATCAGGGGCTCAGACTCGTCTATGCCTTCAATCACGAAGAAGCGATCAGATCGTTTGAAGCAGCCGCTGAACTCGATCCGCAGACGGCGATGGCCTATTGGGGCATCGCGCTGGCACTAGGGCCCAACATTAATGGAGCGATGGAGAAGAAGGACGAGCATCGGGCAATCGAGATGATTCAGAAGGCTCAACGGCTGGCAGATCGCGCCACTCCCGGGGAGCGGGCCTACATCGAGGCCTTGGTTGTAAGATATGTCGGCCGAAAAGGGGTCAAGCGTAAGGGCCTCGACGAAGCCTATGCAAAGGCGATGCGATCGATGGCGCTGCGGTTCCCCGAAGATGCCGATGCGGCGACGTTGTTCGCCGAAGCCTTGATGGATTTGCGGCCCTGGGACTTGTGGAAGCAGGATGGGCGACCGCAGCCTGGCACCGAGGAGATCGTCTCGACACTCGAGTCCGTACTGGCACGGAGCCCCGAGCATCCGGGGGCCTGCCACTATTACTTGCATGCGGTTGAGGCCTCACTGCAACCGGAACGGGCCTTGCCTTGTGCGGAGCGGTTGCCCGATCTGATGCCCGGTGCCGGCCACCTCGTGCATATGCCGGCGCATATTTACATGCGGGTTGGGAAATATCACGAAGCGGCGGAACGAAATCAGCAGGCAGCCCATATCGATCAACAGTATTTGGCCACCCGACACCAGACCGGCGAATATGCCAATGGGTATTACACCCACAATCTCCATTTTCTCTGGGCCTCCTTGGCGATGGAGGGACGGAGTGTCGATGCCATGAAAGCGGCTCGCGACTTGACGGCCACCATTACCGCTGAAGAAGCCGTCAAAGATCGCTGGAAGGAACTCTATCTCCCGACGCCGATCTTCTCGATGATTCGGTTCGGCCGGTGGGAGGAGTTACTCAGGGAACCGGCGCCGCCCAAGGGGTTGCGTCTGATGGAAGGCATGTGGCGATTGGGGCGGGGGCTCGCCCTTGTGGCGACTGGCCGGATTCCAGGAGCGGAGGGTGAACATGTTGTGCTGGCCGGCCTGACGAAGCAGTTCCGGCGGAATCGTACGGCGGAAGACAAGACCGAGGGAGCCGTCCTCAAAATTGCCGAGAGGATCCTGGCAGGGGAACTCGCCGTTCGGCGTCAACGTTACGATGAAGCGATCCGCTTGTTCGAGGATGCGATCAAGATGGAGGAGGCGCTCCCATACTCCGAGCCGCCGATATGGCCTCTGTCCGTGCGGCATTACCTTGGAACGGTGCTCTTGCTGGCCGGCCGTCCCTCCGACGCGGAAGGGACCTATCGCGCAGACCTGCTGCGACATCCGGACAACGGGTGGGCGCTGATCGGATTGATCCAGAGTCTCAAGGCCCAACATAAAGGCGATCAGGCGGCTGAGACTGAAGACCGCTTCAAGAAGTCTTGGGTCCATGCCGACTTCATGCCGGCTGCTTCTCGGATGTGA
- a CDS encoding LEA type 2 family protein gives MWTVTRFLASILLIAATGCASWFMKGEPAEVLVTNVTPLESTAFEQRLQVDLRIRNPNDFDLLVTGIDFTLTLNGKRLARGLGNTGITVPRLSDAVVSVQTSTSTFDLVRQLLNFSRTQDLSYEITGLLHLKDGRLPFDNSGILLDKGQLSDLPTR, from the coding sequence ATGTGGACTGTTACCCGTTTCCTCGCATCGATCCTGCTTATCGCCGCTACCGGCTGTGCCTCCTGGTTCATGAAAGGCGAGCCGGCGGAGGTGCTGGTCACAAACGTGACGCCCTTGGAATCCACTGCCTTCGAGCAACGATTGCAAGTGGATCTCCGCATCCGCAACCCGAATGATTTCGATCTGCTCGTCACGGGCATCGACTTTACGCTCACGCTCAACGGAAAGAGGCTGGCACGTGGATTGGGCAATACCGGCATCACCGTTCCCCGACTCAGCGATGCTGTCGTCTCGGTTCAGACCAGCACGTCGACCTTCGATCTGGTCCGCCAGCTCCTGAACTTCTCACGGACGCAGGACCTCTCGTACGAGATCACAGGACTGCTCCATCTCAAGGACGGTCGTCTCCCCTTCGACAATTCCGGCATCCTTCTCGACAAGGGCCAGCTCTCGGACCTACCGACTCGCTAA
- the msrA gene encoding peptide-methionine (S)-S-oxide reductase MsrA, which translates to MNKHTAVLFLTVVMFLIGAWTLQQTGQATADAPLGKAYFAGGCFWCMEEAFEKVDGVLSATSGYMGGTVANPSYEDVSAGRTGHAESVEVVYDPAKVSYQKLLDAFWRNVDPLAANAQFCDHGSQYRAAIFYQTEEEKRLSETSTQAIEQSKRFKEAIVTQIVPAAPFYSAEEYHQDFYKKNPVRYKFYKYNCGRAQRLEELWGKP; encoded by the coding sequence ATGAACAAACACACTGCGGTATTGTTTCTGACGGTCGTCATGTTTCTCATCGGAGCCTGGACTCTGCAGCAGACCGGCCAGGCTACAGCGGATGCGCCACTCGGCAAGGCCTACTTTGCGGGCGGCTGTTTCTGGTGTATGGAAGAAGCCTTCGAGAAGGTTGACGGCGTGCTGTCTGCGACGTCTGGTTATATGGGAGGGACCGTCGCCAATCCGAGTTATGAAGACGTGTCCGCTGGTCGGACGGGGCATGCGGAATCGGTTGAAGTGGTCTATGACCCGGCGAAGGTGAGCTACCAGAAGCTGCTGGATGCATTCTGGCGCAACGTCGACCCCCTCGCAGCAAACGCGCAGTTCTGTGACCACGGCTCACAATATCGTGCGGCCATTTTCTATCAGACGGAGGAGGAAAAACGTCTGTCGGAGACTTCCACGCAAGCCATTGAGCAATCGAAACGGTTCAAAGAAGCGATCGTCACCCAAATCGTGCCTGCCGCTCCATTTTATTCAGCTGAGGAATATCATCAGGACTTCTACAAGAAAAACCCCGTTCGCTACAAATTCTATAAATACAATTGCGGTCGCGCCCAGCGGCTCGAGGAATTGTGGGGGAAACCATAA
- a CDS encoding cytochrome — MKRPIRRSTRKPVVGVMGPAKAGIRALADAKSLGELIARQGWVVLTGGRASGVMDAASEGAKSVPGSLTIGILPDNKASVSRYVDVAIVTDLGQARNNVNVMSSDIIVACGLGGTGTVSEVALALKAKKMVILLGADKAGVSLFKSLSPDLVHAAASPEEAVKLIGELL; from the coding sequence GTGAAACGTCCGATTCGACGATCGACGAGAAAGCCAGTGGTCGGTGTGATGGGTCCGGCCAAGGCCGGTATCAGAGCGCTAGCCGATGCGAAAAGTTTGGGTGAGCTGATCGCCCGTCAAGGATGGGTGGTGCTCACCGGAGGGCGCGCGAGCGGTGTGATGGACGCGGCGAGCGAGGGGGCCAAGTCGGTGCCCGGCAGTTTGACGATCGGAATTCTTCCGGACAACAAGGCGTCGGTATCCCGATATGTGGACGTGGCCATCGTCACGGATCTGGGCCAGGCGCGCAACAATGTAAACGTGATGTCCAGCGACATCATCGTGGCCTGCGGACTCGGTGGGACCGGTACGGTTTCGGAAGTGGCATTGGCGCTGAAGGCTAAGAAGATGGTGATTCTGTTAGGTGCGGATAAGGCTGGCGTGAGCCTGTTCAAGAGTCTCTCGCCCGATCTCGTCCATGCTGCTGCCTCGCCGGAAGAGGCGGTGAAGCTGATCGGCGAGCTCCTCTAG
- a CDS encoding lytic transglycosylase domain-containing protein yields the protein MAINPTRSGLLCSHLLRAFCALTLLCLLIVAIPAPTRPDYDSAHQRYSKQEIGRAIAWYAKKYRLDPALLRAVIKTESDFNQHAVSRKGAVGLMQLTPDTAATLRVSDRYDSLQNIRGGAKQLRHLLNLYQGDFPLALAAYNAGVHRVKERKVPRIRETRTYVKKVLRYYERFRSHPSPSPKNDKK from the coding sequence ATGGCGATCAATCCAACCAGGAGCGGGCTGCTCTGTTCACACCTGCTACGTGCTTTCTGCGCGCTGACGCTGTTGTGTCTGCTGATCGTTGCGATTCCCGCCCCGACGCGACCGGATTACGACAGTGCTCACCAGCGATACTCAAAGCAGGAAATCGGCCGGGCCATCGCCTGGTACGCCAAGAAATATCGTCTCGATCCGGCTCTGCTGCGTGCGGTGATCAAGACCGAATCCGATTTTAATCAGCATGCCGTGTCTCGCAAAGGCGCGGTCGGCTTGATGCAGCTGACTCCGGATACCGCGGCGACCCTGCGAGTGAGCGATCGCTACGATTCGTTGCAGAACATCCGCGGAGGCGCTAAACAATTGCGGCATTTGCTGAATCTCTACCAGGGTGATTTTCCACTGGCCTTGGCGGCCTATAACGCCGGGGTCCATCGAGTGAAGGAACGCAAAGTGCCCCGTATTCGGGAAACCCGCACCTACGTGAAGAAAGTGCTGCGGTACTACGAGCGGTTCAGGTCTCACCCATCGCCTTCTCCCAAGAATGATAAAAAGTAA
- a CDS encoding PilZ domain-containing protein yields the protein MAERRGRRLNLSCRLFFFGEDDFEGEATILDLSTGGCQATSLTEVQVGTTLRLSLFLQDQEWPVRIDEALVRWVKSSAFGLEFTEIRSAQRERIRALIMKAKL from the coding sequence ATGGCGGAACGCCGAGGCCGCCGTCTTAATCTGAGTTGCCGGCTGTTCTTTTTTGGAGAAGATGACTTTGAAGGGGAAGCGACGATCCTCGATCTCTCCACAGGAGGCTGTCAGGCGACCTCACTGACCGAAGTACAGGTTGGCACGACGCTCCGCCTGTCCCTGTTCCTGCAAGATCAGGAATGGCCTGTACGCATCGACGAAGCCCTGGTCCGGTGGGTAAAGAGCTCAGCCTTCGGTCTCGAATTTACAGAAATCCGATCGGCCCAACGAGAGCGCATCCGTGCCTTGATCATGAAAGCCAAGCTCTAA
- a CDS encoding pyridoxal phosphate-dependent aminotransferase, translated as MRRQINQRMAILAHSEIRAMTQACVQANGLNMAQGVCDTPAPPVVIRAAAQAMERGKNVYSRFDGLPELRQAIAKKLAQYNGIVADPETDITVSAGATGAFHSACLALLNPGDEVILFEPYYQYHISALLAVEAVPVMVKMQAPDWTYFPAEVERAVTPRTKAIIVNSPGNPSGKVFSRQEMESLSAMAQEHDLFVFTDEIYEYFLYDGRTHVSLATLPDMADRTITIGGYSKTFSITGWRIGYSVAAARWAQAIGAMNDLLYVCAPTPLQAGVAVGIQELPDSFYRDQARDYQRKRDRFCQALAKAGLTPSIPQGAYYVLADASRLPGITGKDRAMHLLDRIGLAGVPGEAFFSGAEGKQFLRFSYAKTDADIDEACSRIAKLG; from the coding sequence ATGAGACGGCAAATCAACCAACGAATGGCCATATTAGCCCATTCAGAAATTCGAGCGATGACCCAAGCCTGCGTGCAGGCGAACGGTCTGAATATGGCACAGGGGGTCTGCGACACGCCGGCTCCACCGGTGGTGATTCGAGCTGCAGCGCAGGCCATGGAACGCGGGAAGAATGTCTACTCGCGATTCGACGGATTGCCTGAATTGCGACAGGCGATCGCCAAGAAGTTGGCGCAGTACAACGGGATCGTAGCTGATCCGGAAACGGACATTACGGTCAGCGCGGGAGCCACAGGGGCCTTTCATTCTGCCTGCTTGGCGTTGCTCAACCCAGGCGACGAAGTCATCCTGTTCGAGCCCTACTATCAGTATCACATCAGCGCGCTGCTGGCGGTTGAGGCCGTTCCAGTGATGGTGAAGATGCAGGCGCCCGATTGGACATATTTCCCAGCTGAGGTCGAGCGCGCGGTGACACCACGGACCAAGGCGATCATCGTGAACTCGCCCGGCAATCCTTCAGGGAAAGTATTTAGCAGGCAAGAAATGGAGAGTCTTTCGGCGATGGCACAAGAACACGATCTGTTCGTGTTCACCGACGAAATCTACGAGTACTTTTTGTATGACGGTCGTACACATGTGAGCCTCGCCACATTACCAGACATGGCCGACCGGACGATTACCATTGGCGGATACTCCAAAACATTCAGCATCACCGGCTGGCGCATTGGGTACAGCGTCGCGGCTGCGCGGTGGGCTCAGGCCATCGGAGCCATGAACGATTTGTTATACGTCTGCGCCCCGACACCGTTGCAGGCGGGAGTGGCAGTCGGCATCCAGGAACTTCCGGACTCGTTCTATCGCGACCAGGCACGCGACTATCAACGAAAACGAGATCGTTTCTGCCAGGCCCTGGCCAAGGCTGGTCTGACGCCCTCGATTCCGCAGGGCGCCTACTATGTGCTGGCCGATGCGTCTCGCCTGCCAGGTATCACCGGTAAGGACCGGGCGATGCATCTGTTGGACAGGATCGGCTTGGCTGGTGTCCCTGGAGAAGCCTTCTTTTCCGGGGCTGAGGGAAAGCAGTTTCTTCGCTTCAGCTATGCCAAGACCGATGCGGACATTGACGAGGCCTGCAGCCGGATCGCGAAGCTTGGGTAG
- a CDS encoding PilZ domain-containing protein, whose translation MQGRKHTRFAVQLPVSFNGDQLSDRGTILNLSAEGCAITSETIVGVAVYLQLMMQLCEREESIQVDLAAVRWVSATRFGVEFIKIRPSEGERLKKFVKALE comes from the coding sequence ATGCAAGGACGTAAGCATACCCGTTTCGCGGTGCAGCTTCCTGTGTCGTTCAATGGAGATCAGCTTTCCGACAGAGGCACTATCTTGAATTTGTCTGCGGAGGGCTGCGCCATCACTTCGGAAACCATCGTCGGCGTAGCCGTATATCTACAGTTGATGATGCAACTTTGTGAGCGAGAGGAGTCGATCCAGGTCGATCTAGCCGCGGTCCGGTGGGTTTCCGCGACGAGGTTCGGCGTTGAGTTTATTAAGATTCGCCCTTCAGAGGGGGAGAGGCTGAAGAAGTTCGTCAAGGCGCTGGAATGA
- a CDS encoding GspE/PulE family protein, whose protein sequence is MQKSAHRTIEPRAYDPLIHEGFIRQADLVKAFQEALQGSTDLEGLLIERYRIPKPALGKILSEFFDCPYIPFNDRTLADPQLLNNLSLDYLRKHHWLPLKRQDDILDVLIDNPYDLDRGHDIQRSFPGLTIRYALGLRCDIERFLNATIGDTDSGSIADTLGELVNDAHQEQSLDSDSDGIDENDSAIVRLANQIIVEAYRHDASDIHIEPYSDRKETAIRFRVDGTCSTYMRIPALYRRALVSRIKIMSNLDISERRRPQDGKIRFKLNQDREIELRVATLPTAGNNEDIVMRLLTAKAPLPLDAMEFAPATLTTLLDIVEKPHGIILCVGPTGSGKTTTLHALLRHLNTDERKIWTAEDPIEITQEGLRQVQVQPKIGFTFAAAMRSFLRADPDVIMIGEMRDKETADVAIEASLTGHLVLSTLHTNGAVETVVRLLDMGCDSFNFADAMQGVLAKRLCKRICVNCKEPYHPTAQEYDKLVRGYGKYAWEALGVNYREDFQLYRGRGCDACNQTGLKGRVALHELLSGSDELRNLIQNRAKTTEMQSLAAKEGMITLVQDGILKVLAGLTTFEQVRAVAMK, encoded by the coding sequence ATGCAGAAGTCGGCTCACAGAACTATTGAACCACGTGCCTACGATCCCTTGATCCACGAGGGCTTCATTCGCCAGGCGGATCTCGTGAAAGCCTTTCAAGAAGCCCTGCAGGGATCGACCGACCTGGAAGGCCTGCTGATTGAGAGGTATCGGATCCCGAAACCGGCGCTCGGCAAGATACTGAGCGAGTTCTTCGATTGCCCCTATATTCCATTCAACGACCGGACCCTGGCTGATCCCCAACTCCTCAATAATCTCAGTCTTGATTATCTTCGCAAACACCACTGGCTCCCGCTGAAGCGGCAGGATGACATCTTGGATGTCCTGATCGACAACCCCTATGATCTCGATAGAGGTCATGACATCCAGCGCTCCTTCCCCGGCCTGACAATACGGTATGCCCTGGGCCTGCGATGTGACATCGAACGGTTCCTCAACGCTACGATCGGAGATACTGACAGTGGATCCATTGCGGACACGCTGGGCGAGTTGGTCAACGACGCTCACCAGGAACAGTCACTCGATAGCGACTCCGACGGCATTGACGAAAACGATTCCGCGATCGTACGGCTCGCGAATCAGATCATTGTCGAGGCGTACCGTCACGACGCGTCTGACATCCATATCGAGCCCTACTCGGATCGCAAGGAAACGGCCATTCGCTTTCGGGTGGACGGTACCTGCTCCACCTATATGCGGATTCCCGCGCTCTATCGCCGCGCATTGGTGTCCCGTATCAAGATCATGTCCAATCTGGATATTTCTGAACGCCGGAGACCGCAGGACGGGAAGATCCGATTCAAACTGAACCAGGACAGAGAAATCGAGCTACGCGTAGCAACATTGCCGACCGCCGGCAACAATGAAGACATCGTCATGCGGTTGCTCACGGCGAAGGCCCCCCTGCCTCTCGATGCCATGGAGTTTGCTCCAGCCACGCTCACGACGCTCCTGGACATCGTCGAAAAACCACACGGCATCATATTGTGCGTGGGCCCTACCGGATCTGGAAAAACAACAACTCTGCACGCCCTCCTTCGCCATCTCAACACCGACGAACGGAAAATCTGGACGGCAGAAGACCCCATTGAGATCACCCAGGAAGGGCTCCGGCAGGTGCAGGTCCAGCCAAAAATTGGATTTACCTTTGCTGCCGCCATGCGATCGTTCTTACGAGCCGACCCGGATGTCATCATGATCGGTGAGATGCGGGACAAGGAAACTGCCGATGTCGCCATCGAGGCCTCGCTGACCGGCCACCTGGTCCTGAGCACGTTGCACACGAACGGAGCGGTCGAGACGGTGGTCCGCCTTCTCGACATGGGATGTGATTCCTTCAACTTCGCCGATGCCATGCAAGGGGTACTCGCGAAACGCCTCTGCAAACGGATCTGCGTCAATTGTAAAGAACCGTACCATCCAACGGCGCAAGAGTACGATAAACTGGTGCGTGGGTACGGTAAGTACGCGTGGGAGGCGCTCGGAGTGAACTATCGCGAGGATTTTCAGCTCTATCGAGGGCGGGGATGTGACGCCTGCAACCAGACTGGCCTCAAAGGCCGAGTCGCTTTACACGAACTCCTAAGCGGATCAGATGAACTGCGAAACCTGATCCAGAACCGCGCCAAAACGACGGAGATGCAGAGCCTGGCCGCAAAGGAAGGGATGATCACACTCGTGCAAGACGGAATCCTGAAAGTGCTCGCCGGCCTGACCACCTTTGAACAAGTCCGGGCCGTTGCCATGAAATAA
- a CDS encoding NAD(P)-dependent oxidoreductase, with protein sequence MTIALLGTGLLGRAIAERLQSVGHSVTAYNRTTSKARPLQDCGITVVTRPEQAISQADGVILMLADMAAIRAVLLTPASLAALRGKTVIQMGTIAQEESLVLQAEIEQVGGLYCEAPVLGSLTEAKAGTLFVMVGGTGDQFAQWLPLFRALSREPRLVGPVGKAATLKLALNQLIAAEISAFALSLGLVQRAGIPVDTFMAILRESALFAPTFEKKLPRLLSRDYQHPNFSTRHLMKDVELFLKEAAGYGLITSSVEGIRPVLERTIAQGLGGADYSAIFEVVNPTP encoded by the coding sequence ATGACCATCGCCCTGCTGGGAACCGGACTCTTGGGCCGAGCCATCGCCGAACGACTCCAGTCCGTCGGCCATTCCGTCACAGCCTACAATCGAACCACGAGCAAAGCACGCCCTCTTCAGGACTGCGGCATCACCGTAGTTACGAGACCGGAACAGGCCATCTCCCAAGCCGACGGTGTCATTCTCATGCTGGCCGATATGGCGGCGATCCGTGCCGTCCTACTGACACCAGCCTCATTGGCAGCCCTCCGCGGCAAAACCGTCATCCAGATGGGAACCATCGCGCAGGAAGAAAGCCTAGTCTTGCAGGCCGAGATCGAACAAGTCGGCGGATTGTATTGCGAAGCGCCGGTGCTGGGAAGTCTTACCGAGGCGAAAGCCGGAACACTCTTCGTGATGGTCGGCGGAACCGGAGATCAGTTTGCCCAATGGCTTCCGCTGTTTCGTGCTCTGAGCCGAGAGCCTCGCTTGGTCGGCCCTGTCGGGAAGGCCGCAACCCTAAAGCTCGCACTCAATCAGTTGATTGCGGCCGAAATATCGGCCTTCGCCCTGAGCCTTGGACTCGTCCAACGGGCTGGTATCCCCGTGGACACCTTCATGGCGATCTTGCGGGAGAGCGCCTTGTTCGCTCCGACGTTCGAGAAAAAGCTTCCACGACTCCTGTCGCGAGACTATCAGCATCCAAACTTTTCCACCCGCCATCTCATGAAGGATGTGGAACTCTTCCTGAAGGAAGCCGCCGGTTACGGCTTAATCACGAGTAGTGTGGAAGGGATCAGGCCAGTGCTGGAGCGAACTATTGCACAGGGACTTGGCGGGGCCGATTATTCGGCCATCTTCGAAGTCGTCAACCCAACTCCATAG
- a CDS encoding 3'(2'),5'-bisphosphate nucleotidase CysQ: MEQELALLVEAVRKAGAKVRELVRDGFEVQTKLDRSPVTTVDHEVNRILYEMQRREFPQDGWLSEESPDDPARLTHQRVWIVDPIDGTKALINRLPEFTISAALIERGIPIVGAILNPSTDELFTAVRGGGLYLNGSRVTLSPPRDFNAVIMISGKDFGTDRWSTLGNTTRCRPIYSIANAMALVAVGRVRAAFTVEPMNEWDLAAGVLLIEESGGSVSDSMGNPLMFNQPKPTLRGVIAVTATADKDLRATLQTQADQARSQPERKRTAP; encoded by the coding sequence ATGGAACAAGAACTAGCCCTGTTGGTCGAAGCGGTCCGGAAAGCCGGCGCGAAAGTCCGTGAATTAGTCAGGGATGGATTCGAGGTGCAGACGAAGCTGGACCGTTCGCCGGTCACGACGGTGGACCATGAGGTCAACCGCATCCTGTATGAGATGCAACGCCGGGAGTTTCCACAGGATGGATGGCTCTCGGAAGAATCCCCCGACGATCCGGCACGACTCACGCATCAACGAGTCTGGATTGTGGACCCCATCGACGGCACCAAGGCGTTGATCAATCGACTGCCGGAGTTTACCATTTCTGCCGCGCTGATCGAACGAGGCATCCCGATCGTCGGCGCGATCTTGAATCCCTCGACCGACGAGCTCTTCACCGCGGTGCGCGGGGGCGGTCTGTATCTGAACGGCTCACGCGTCACCCTCTCGCCTCCTCGTGATTTCAATGCGGTCATCATGATCAGTGGGAAAGATTTCGGGACCGACCGATGGTCGACGCTCGGCAACACGACTCGATGCCGTCCCATCTACTCCATCGCCAATGCCATGGCCCTGGTGGCGGTCGGTCGCGTGCGGGCCGCGTTTACGGTCGAGCCCATGAACGAATGGGACCTCGCGGCCGGAGTCCTGCTGATTGAAGAAAGCGGCGGCTCCGTCAGCGATTCGATGGGGAATCCCTTGATGTTCAATCAGCCAAAACCAACCCTTCGTGGTGTCATCGCTGTAACGGCCACGGCCGACAAGGACCTGCGCGCCACGCTCCAGACCCAGGCTGACCAGGCCCGGTCTCAACCTGAGAGGAAGCGAACCGCTCCATGA
- the corA gene encoding magnesium/cobalt transporter CorA — translation MKLVTKRSRKTGLPPGTLVHIGENKTDKVTIATFNYAGTRCDERQDPPLDGLAPPIDASVTWVDVGGVHKMEILESFGKQFQLHSLLLEDIANTDQRPKLDDYETCLFLVMKMLSVTDRQDIIVEQVSLVLGRNFVLSFQENGTDVFKPVRDRLRGGKGRLRQSGADYLLYALVDAIVDQYFAVLEALGEKIEALQDLVVSDPKPETLQQIHALKRQLLFLRRAVWPLREAMNGLSRSECPLLQEPTKVFFRDVYDHVVQIVDTIETLREMVSACLDIYLSSISYRLNAVMKVLTIITTIFMPLTFIVGVYGMNFEHMPELQWKWGYPAVLGVMAVVGVGMLVAFRKKRWI, via the coding sequence ATGAAGTTAGTGACAAAACGATCCAGAAAGACGGGGCTTCCCCCAGGCACCCTTGTCCATATCGGCGAGAACAAGACCGACAAGGTCACGATTGCGACCTTCAATTACGCCGGTACTCGCTGTGACGAACGCCAAGACCCGCCGCTCGACGGACTTGCGCCGCCGATCGATGCGTCCGTCACCTGGGTGGATGTCGGGGGCGTCCACAAGATGGAGATTCTGGAATCGTTCGGGAAACAGTTCCAGCTCCATTCCTTGCTCCTCGAAGACATTGCCAACACCGATCAACGGCCGAAACTCGATGACTATGAAACCTGCTTGTTTCTCGTGATGAAGATGCTCTCAGTCACCGATCGACAGGATATCATCGTCGAACAGGTGAGTCTGGTCCTCGGACGGAACTTTGTGCTGTCCTTCCAGGAAAACGGCACCGATGTCTTTAAACCGGTGCGGGATCGTCTTCGTGGGGGGAAGGGACGCCTGCGGCAATCCGGGGCCGATTATTTGTTGTATGCACTGGTCGACGCGATTGTCGATCAATACTTTGCGGTATTGGAGGCGTTAGGCGAGAAGATTGAAGCGCTGCAAGATCTGGTGGTCAGCGATCCGAAGCCGGAGACGTTGCAACAAATTCACGCCCTCAAACGGCAATTGCTATTTTTACGGCGGGCGGTGTGGCCGCTCCGTGAAGCGATGAATGGTCTCTCCAGATCGGAATGTCCCCTCTTACAGGAGCCGACGAAGGTATTCTTCCGCGACGTGTACGATCACGTGGTTCAGATCGTGGACACCATCGAGACCCTTCGAGAAATGGTCTCAGCCTGCCTGGATATCTATCTGTCGAGCATCAGCTATCGGTTGAACGCCGTGATGAAGGTGCTTACGATTATTACGACGATCTTTATGCCGCTGACCTTCATCGTTGGGGTCTACGGGATGAATTTCGAGCACATGCCGGAATTACAATGGAAATGGGGCTATCCCGCCGTGTTGGGCGTCATGGCTGTAGTAGGGGTGGGCATGCTGGTGGCCTTCAGAAAGAAGCGATGGATATGA